Proteins from one Pseudomonas sp. KBS0710 genomic window:
- a CDS encoding SurA N-terminal domain-containing protein has translation MLQNIRDNSQGWIAKTIIGIIVALMAFTGIEAIFQASGNNKQDVAKVNGEEITQTELGQAVDMQRRQLMQQLGKDFDASLLDEKLLREAALKGLIDRKLLLQGAADSKFGFSEAALDQVILQTPEFQVDGKFSAERFDQVIRQLGYTRMQFRQMLTQEMLIGQVRAGIAGSGFVTDAEVLAFARLEKQTRDFATVNIKTDPAAVKLTDDEVKAYYDQHAKEFMTPDQVVIDYLELKKSSFFDQVTVKDEELQAAYQKETANLAEQRRAAHILIEVNDKTTDAQAKAKIEDIQARLAKGEKFEALAKEFSQDPGSANNGGDLGFAGPGVYDPDFETALYALNKDQVSAPVRTTFGWHLIKLLGVEAPEVPSFASLKDKLTRELKTQQVEQRYVEATKQLEDAAFEASDLAQPASDLKLTVHTSAPFGREGGEGVAANRAVVTAAFSPEVLDEGANSSAIELDPETIIVLRAKEHLKPAQLPLESVSAAIRTQMTKERAIAAAKTHADELIASLRDGKTPLNQPIDGQAWKVTEAATRNAEAIEPAVLQALFRMPKPAAKDKPTFTTVTLADGSLVIVRLNGVNEAAAPTDEEKAQYRRFLASRVGQQDFAAYRKQLETKADIKKF, from the coding sequence CATTGATGGCGTTCACCGGTATCGAGGCCATTTTCCAGGCTTCGGGTAACAACAAGCAGGACGTGGCCAAGGTCAACGGTGAAGAAATCACCCAGACCGAACTGGGCCAGGCCGTCGACATGCAACGTCGCCAGCTGATGCAACAGCTGGGCAAGGATTTCGATGCTTCGCTGCTGGACGAAAAACTGCTGCGCGAAGCGGCTTTGAAAGGTCTGATCGATCGCAAGCTGTTGCTGCAAGGCGCTGCGGATTCCAAGTTCGGCTTCTCTGAAGCCGCGCTGGACCAGGTGATCCTGCAGACGCCGGAATTCCAGGTGGACGGTAAATTCAGTGCCGAACGCTTTGATCAGGTGATCCGTCAGTTGGGCTACACCCGTATGCAATTCCGTCAGATGCTGACCCAGGAAATGCTGATCGGCCAGGTTCGCGCAGGCATCGCCGGCAGCGGTTTTGTCACCGATGCCGAGGTATTGGCTTTCGCCCGTCTGGAAAAACAGACCCGCGATTTTGCCACCGTCAACATCAAGACCGACCCTGCGGCGGTGAAGCTTACCGACGATGAGGTCAAGGCTTACTACGACCAGCACGCCAAAGAGTTCATGACCCCGGATCAAGTGGTCATCGATTACCTGGAACTGAAGAAGTCGTCCTTCTTCGACCAGGTCACCGTCAAGGACGAAGAGCTGCAGGCTGCCTATCAGAAAGAAACCGCCAACCTCGCTGAACAGCGTCGTGCCGCGCACATTCTGATTGAAGTCAACGACAAGACCACCGACGCGCAAGCCAAGGCCAAGATCGAAGACATCCAGGCACGCCTGGCCAAAGGTGAGAAGTTCGAAGCCCTGGCCAAGGAGTTCTCCCAGGATCCAGGTTCGGCCAACAATGGCGGTGACTTGGGCTTTGCCGGCCCTGGCGTCTACGACCCGGATTTCGAAACGGCCCTGTATGCCTTGAACAAGGACCAGGTGTCGGCGCCGGTGCGTACTACCTTCGGTTGGCACTTGATCAAGCTGTTGGGCGTTGAAGCACCAGAGGTGCCATCGTTTGCCAGCCTGAAAGACAAGCTGACCCGAGAGCTCAAGACCCAGCAGGTCGAGCAGCGTTATGTCGAGGCGACCAAGCAATTGGAAGACGCGGCATTCGAAGCCTCCGACCTGGCTCAGCCGGCGTCCGACCTGAAGCTGACCGTACACACTTCCGCGCCGTTTGGCCGTGAAGGTGGCGAAGGTGTTGCGGCCAACCGTGCCGTGGTCACTGCTGCATTCAGCCCGGAAGTGCTGGATGAAGGTGCCAACAGCAGCGCTATCGAGCTGGACCCGGAAACCATCATCGTGCTGCGTGCCAAAGAGCATCTGAAGCCTGCGCAACTGCCGCTGGAAAGCGTGTCGGCTGCGATTCGCACCCAGATGACCAAAGAGCGCGCCATCGCGGCTGCCAAAACCCATGCCGACGAGTTGATCGCCAGCCTGCGTGACGGCAAGACTCCGTTGAACCAGCCGATCGACGGCCAGGCCTGGAAGGTGACTGAAGCGGCGACCCGTAACGCTGAAGCAATCGAACCGGCCGTGCTGCAAGCCCTGTTCCGCATGCCTAAGCCTGCGGCCAAGGACAAGCCGACCTTCACCACCGTGACCCTGGCTGACGGTAGCCTGGTGATCGTGCGCTTGAATGGCGTCAACGAAGCCGCAGCCCCTACCGACGAAGAAAAGGCGCAATACCGCCGCTTCCTCGCTTCGCGTGTTGGCCAGCAGGACTTCGCCGCCTACCGCAAGCAGTTGGAAACCAAGGCTGACATCAAGAAGTTCTGA
- the nhaA gene encoding Na+/H+ antiporter NhaA, which produces MPKKHPAIPRPQALTEGALSALERFSRIEAVSGIVLLLAAIAALIWANSPAAASYEHFWNTPITLGLGDFSVSRSLHFLVNDGLMTIFFLVVGAEIRQEIKDGALANLKLATLPLGAALGGVLMPAILYTALNHGTAAASGWAVPTATDIAFAVGVLALLGRSIPSGVRVLLLALAIIDDIVAILIIAVFFTASLDYMGLVVAAGGLALVLVFQRMGISKAAIYLLPGAIVWFGLLKTGVHPTLAGVILGLMTPVSSKPTTERPLDTIGRTFNELMDRLSQPAEDAHQVAKPLKQLREAQRELMPPVQRVQSALHPWVAFGVMPLFALANAGVSLQGLNLEHPLPHGVFMGVIIALVIGKPLGVMLASVTLVKLNICKLPDGVTWSGVGLVGLLAGIGFTMSIFISSLAFSDPELLAAAKLSVLTASTVAAVIGLSWGKLKF; this is translated from the coding sequence GTGCCCAAAAAACACCCTGCCATCCCTCGCCCCCAGGCATTGACCGAGGGCGCGCTGTCGGCCCTTGAGCGGTTTTCACGCATTGAGGCGGTCAGCGGCATTGTCCTGCTGCTGGCGGCCATTGCTGCGCTGATCTGGGCCAACAGCCCCGCAGCCGCGTCCTATGAACACTTCTGGAACACCCCGATCACCCTCGGGCTGGGCGATTTCAGTGTGTCGCGCTCACTGCACTTTCTGGTCAACGACGGCCTGATGACCATCTTCTTCCTGGTGGTGGGCGCGGAGATACGCCAGGAAATAAAGGACGGCGCACTCGCTAACCTGAAACTCGCGACCCTGCCGCTGGGCGCTGCGCTGGGTGGTGTATTGATGCCAGCCATCCTTTACACCGCGCTCAATCATGGCACCGCCGCCGCCAGTGGCTGGGCCGTGCCCACCGCCACCGACATTGCCTTTGCCGTCGGCGTGCTGGCGCTGTTGGGCAGATCGATCCCCAGCGGAGTGCGCGTATTGCTGCTGGCACTGGCCATCATCGATGACATCGTGGCCATCCTGATCATTGCCGTGTTCTTCACTGCAAGCCTGGACTACATGGGCCTGGTGGTTGCCGCAGGTGGGTTGGCCTTAGTACTGGTGTTCCAACGGATGGGCATCAGCAAGGCGGCGATCTATTTGCTGCCAGGCGCGATTGTCTGGTTCGGCCTGCTCAAGACAGGCGTACACCCGACCCTCGCCGGGGTGATCCTGGGCCTGATGACGCCGGTCAGTTCCAAGCCGACCACCGAGCGCCCACTGGACACCATCGGGCGCACCTTCAACGAGCTGATGGATCGCCTTTCGCAACCTGCAGAGGACGCGCATCAGGTCGCCAAGCCGCTCAAGCAACTGCGCGAAGCCCAACGCGAACTGATGCCACCGGTGCAGCGCGTGCAATCGGCGTTGCACCCGTGGGTCGCCTTCGGCGTGATGCCGCTGTTCGCCCTGGCCAATGCCGGTGTCAGCCTGCAAGGCTTGAACCTTGAGCACCCGCTGCCCCACGGTGTGTTCATGGGCGTGATCATCGCCTTGGTGATCGGCAAGCCGTTGGGCGTGATGCTGGCGAGTGTCACGCTGGTCAAACTCAATATCTGCAAGCTGCCCGACGGTGTCACCTGGAGCGGCGTCGGCCTGGTCGGCCTGCTGGCGGGGATTGGTTTTACCATGTCGATCTTTATCTCGTCCCTGGCCTTCTCCGACCCGGAACTGTTGGCAGCGGCCAAACTGAGCGTGCTGACGGCCTCGACCGTGGCGGCTGTGATTGGGTTGAGCTGGGGGAAACTGAAGTTCTGA
- a CDS encoding chloride channel protein: MIKPFISLRRRFTSLRWRTRITLWAGATIAGLMVVMFARLADVALTQFAAQSSAHPWLPFVYTPLVGMLVVWLTTRFFAGAQGSGIPQVIAATRLANKGQDVSKLVSLRIALAKIGLGTLALTGGFSAGREGPSVQVAASIMHFCHRYLPNARIIRSEDLILAGGAAGIAAAFNTPLAGIAFAVEELGRKLETRTSGVLLSTIILSGMVAIALQGNYNYFGHLDVEEIKLDIIVPVLAAGIGCGLLGGLFSRMLLWPQRYHRFVLWEWRRVHPVWFAGACGLVVAILGWLSGGMSFGSGYGITTQIIASDVGLPWHAPVTRFLATVVTYFSGIPGGIFAPSLAVGAAVGANAAEFFALAAQPIIALCMVGFLAAVTQSPITSAIIVMEMIDSHGMVISLMAVALIAKAVSSRMGPELYQQLARGFLHPPTKNP; encoded by the coding sequence GTGATCAAACCGTTCATTTCACTGCGCCGCCGCTTTACCTCACTGCGCTGGCGCACCCGGATCACCCTGTGGGCCGGCGCCACCATCGCCGGGCTGATGGTGGTGATGTTTGCGCGCCTGGCCGACGTGGCGCTCACTCAGTTCGCCGCGCAATCCAGCGCCCACCCGTGGCTGCCCTTCGTCTATACACCGCTGGTGGGCATGCTGGTGGTGTGGCTGACCACGCGCTTTTTTGCCGGTGCCCAAGGCAGTGGCATTCCCCAGGTCATCGCTGCCACTCGCCTGGCCAACAAAGGGCAGGACGTCAGCAAGCTGGTGTCTTTACGCATCGCATTGGCCAAGATCGGCTTGGGCACACTGGCGTTGACCGGTGGTTTTTCCGCCGGGCGCGAGGGACCGTCCGTGCAAGTGGCAGCGTCGATCATGCACTTCTGCCATCGCTACCTGCCCAATGCTCGCATCATCCGCAGCGAAGACTTGATCCTGGCCGGCGGTGCCGCCGGTATCGCCGCCGCATTCAATACGCCGCTGGCCGGTATTGCCTTCGCAGTAGAAGAATTGGGGCGCAAGCTCGAAACCCGCACCAGCGGTGTATTGCTCAGCACGATTATTTTGTCGGGGATGGTGGCCATCGCCCTGCAAGGCAATTACAACTATTTCGGCCACCTGGATGTTGAAGAGATCAAGCTCGACATCATTGTTCCGGTGTTGGCCGCCGGCATTGGCTGCGGCCTGCTCGGCGGGCTGTTCAGCCGCATGCTGCTGTGGCCTCAGCGCTATCACCGGTTTGTGCTCTGGGAATGGCGGCGAGTCCACCCGGTGTGGTTCGCCGGAGCCTGCGGGCTGGTGGTCGCAATCCTTGGCTGGCTCAGCGGCGGGATGTCCTTCGGCAGCGGCTACGGGATTACTACGCAGATCATTGCGTCCGATGTCGGCCTGCCATGGCACGCGCCTGTCACGCGTTTTCTAGCCACGGTGGTCACCTATTTTTCCGGGATTCCCGGCGGCATCTTTGCCCCGTCGCTGGCCGTCGGCGCGGCCGTGGGCGCCAACGCCGCCGAGTTTTTCGCGCTGGCAGCGCAACCGATCATTGCGCTGTGCATGGTGGGCTTCCTGGCGGCCGTAACCCAATCGCCGATCACCTCGGCGATCATCGTAATGGAGATGATCGACAGCCACGGAATGGTAATCAGCCTGATGGCGGTGGCATTGATTGCCAAGGCCGTCAGTTCGCGGATGGGGCCGGAGTTGTACCAGCAATTGGCGCGCGGTTTTCTGCACCCGCCGACAAAAAACCCATAA